The Thermoplasmataceae archaeon region AATATAGTGCTTAATATAATTCAAGTCGCGAAATTCTTAACAAAAATGGAGATCGGCACCACTCTACATTTTTGTATTGTGTTAAACCTTAGAATGCACTACCACTTATGTATTTTTAATGTGAATCAAGATATCATATGTTCATACCTCTTTAAATATTCGTTATTTTATATACGCAAATAAATGCCGATTATACAAGGTGCCTAACATTTCCTGATGCGCTTAACCCATTTGATATAGTATTTTAGGACCGGACAAACAATCCTTGTATTGATCCAGATATGAATTCAACTAATTCTTAGATTTCCAATCTTTTTGATAATGAGTGTCCTTCAAAAACATGCATTTTTGACTGTTCCCTATATCCAGAAGAGAATTAACCTTGGCAAGAAATTGTGTATAAGCGAGCTAAAGGGAACAGAGCCATGTATATTGCCTTACCAATAAATTTATTTTTTTCAGTACTATTCAGACAGTTAATGGTTGTATTCTCTGGTGAACGGTCAACAGGCATAGACGCCATCTTTCAGTTTACTGGATCGGGAGTACAACTCTTTTCTGGCGCTTTGTTCTACTTGATCATTGTGAGGCTTTTCCAGACCGGCACCGTTGGGGCCATTGCCTTCTTTCTGGCAATAGTGGGGCTGTTCACAGTGGTATTTTCTTTCGGCTTGGGCACAGCAGCCCAACACTTTATAGCGTACCATATAGGGATAAAAGATTACGACGCGGCCAAGCGCACGATATACAAAATATTGATAATAGGAACTATCCTTGCAGGGATTGGAACGCTGACACTCATTCTGCTCAGCGATGAAGTTTCTGCCATTTTTCTTCACAGTTCCCAGTACTCCGGCCTGGTCAGGCTGCTCAGCATCGATCTTTTTGGTAACCTGTTGTTCGGTCTCTTTAATGGATCCCTTCTTGGACTGCAGAATTTTCGAAAATCTGCGCTAATCAACTCTATAATATGGGGGGTCTATTACTTTTCTGCCATTGGCCTTGCACTCTACCTTCGTGACCTTGAGTCAATCGTTATCGGGTGGATAATTGGAATATCCCTTGGCGTGCTTCTGGAGTTTATAGTTGTAATGAAATTCCTTGGAAAGTATACCGCACGCGCTAAAACCTCTGGAACACGCACAAACATGATAATGCTTTATTCTTTTCCCGTCCTTCTCTCTAGCCTGATCGGTTATGGAGCTTCATACGCTGACAGATTTATCGTTACGGGCCTTCTCTCCCTTTCCGCACTGGGGGTATATAATTTTGCCTTACTTGCTGCCAGCAGCGTCGGATTCATTGCGGTACCATTTAACAACATATTGCTCCCAAAATTCTCCCACCTTTTTGCCACTGGCAAGAGGACAGAGATCAGAGATCATGTGATAGCTTCATCACTTTTACTCTCGGCCCTGTACGTGCCCGCTGCGCTTGGCATTGCAGCGTTGTCCCCTGAGATCATATACCTGCTTGCTGGCAGCTCTTATACGGCCGGCGCTCTACCGCTGGCGATCATAATGGTTTTTTCCGCTGTTTTTGTTACTCAGAATATATACACCCAGGCAGTGGCATCCGTCCGGAAGACTTACCTTTTTGTTTTTGGAAGCATTGCGGCTTTGAGCACAAACATAGTAATCTCAATTCTTCTCATTCCGAGGTACGGACTTTTTGGAGCTTCCCTCGGATTTTCATCAGTCTATGCTGCAA contains the following coding sequences:
- a CDS encoding oligosaccharide flippase family protein, with product MVVFSGERSTGIDAIFQFTGSGVQLFSGALFYLIIVRLFQTGTVGAIAFFLAIVGLFTVVFSFGLGTAAQHFIAYHIGIKDYDAAKRTIYKILIIGTILAGIGTLTLILLSDEVSAIFLHSSQYSGLVRLLSIDLFGNLLFGLFNGSLLGLQNFRKSALINSIIWGVYYFSAIGLALYLRDLESIVIGWIIGISLGVLLEFIVVMKFLGKYTARAKTSGTRTNMIMLYSFPVLLSSLIGYGASYADRFIVTGLLSLSALGVYNFALLAASSVGFIAVPFNNILLPKFSHLFATGKRTEIRDHVIASSLLLSALYVPAALGIAALSPEIIYLLAGSSYTAGALPLAIIMVFSAVFVTQNIYTQAVASVRKTYLFVFGSIAALSTNIVISILLIPRYGLFGASLGFSSVYAANFAAMGFFAFREKVGGADLIGLAKIWIAAAIMFAVVWLFSEALTKFVGFSEYFFVLYIALGFLVYSFVARYIKIFNREDHDLVISMFPEKYSRIRKLITVVMLH